CCATAATTGTCTATTTAGCAGGATTTATTAAGACAGTTACTGGTTTTTTACTGTGAGAACTCCCTTTAAGTACCAGATAGAAGGATCTATTCTCTTTAATTCTTTCTAATCTCAATGGACTCAGCAGAGTATGGAAAGATTCCCCAACATCCTTCAGTTCTATTCCTTTATTTTTTAGTAATGGCATAATATACTTATTTAAAACTGTCTGCTGCTGTTTCCCAAGTAACTGGGGTTGTAAAGTCATTTTATAAGGTATAGTATGTATTTGAGATTCAATTATATGTTCATTCATGTATTATGCCTCCAAAATTTAAAATAAATTGTTCCTTAATCTAAGGTAAGTTGTAAAACAAATTAAATAATCAAATAATTCTCCTAAAAAACCTATTTTTAAAAATGAACTCATTTTAAAAATAACTTGCACCTGGAGAAATGAAAAAATATTTATTTCACGAGTTATATTTATTGGTCGATGTGGTTAATTAAACCTTCGTTCATATAATCCAACATCACTAACACATTTTTAAATAATAAATTGCACTGTAATTGATTTTGATGAATTAATATTTGTTATTTAGATAAACCAGATTTTATTATGGGTTTAATAACATTTTTAGCATGAAATTTTATTTTAAAATTATTTAAAAATATCCATCGGTAAACCGTATTCTCACCCAGTCTTCTCCCCTGCTGGTTAAATATCCACCCAGTGCAATGAGGTATAGTAAAACTGGGTAAACTATGAATCGTTCCGCACCCCCGATGGTTAGATAGTTGATTAGTGGGTTACCTATTCCCCATACCAGACCACAGATGATAATCATTAGGGCTGTGAAACCTACCACCAGGGACACAATTACCATGGGAATGTTTAAACCCAGGCGATATGAAAATATCACTGCTAAACTCCCAAAAATGAAGGTTAAACTGGTAAATAATATATGGAGGCTACCGGTGTAACTGGGAAAGACACCTATGCCTATTGCACATAAGGAGGATATGGCAAGACATGCTGAGAAAAGCCTGCAACCTCCACTTTTTAATATAAAATAAACACTGATTAAGGTCAAAACTCCCAGAAGTATCACACTGATGTTGAAGACGGTGGCAGAAGGTTCCACTGGAGGAACAGTACCTGCCAGGTGGCTGAGGGTGTTGGTGGTTGTGTATCCTGGAAACTGGGTTTCTGCTAGGTTAACTGCCATGAAAAACTGCAAAGCACCAACCAGCATAATTATACCTGCAATCCGGTAGTAATCCTTATCCGGACGAAATATACTGCCTCTTTGTATTTTCATTAAATTGCCCCTCCCTAGTGATTAATATTTAATAGGATGTGTACCCTGTACAATTTGTTCCCCTACCAGATTTAGCTACCTCGCTAGAATATCTAACGCTAGAATATCTAAATCTCTAGATTATTTAACTCTAGATTAGCTATATCTTTAGATTATCTAATGCTTGATATTTAATCTCTAGATTGGGTTAACTTACCAGATTGGGCAGCTAAATTATTTTCTAAATTATATTATGTTATTTCTGTTTATTAAAATATGATTCAATTAACTGTATTCTGAGCTAACTTCTGAAAATATAAATAAAATTGAAACAATAATATTCAGTGAAGGAGTAATTTCATTTCAGTGAGGAAATTAATTTCATTTAATGAGAGAGCATTAATTTCATTCAGTGAGTAATTTCATTTTTTAAAAAACTTTTTTTAAGTTTAAAATTAAAACGGTGTTTATGGAAGATCAGGGTAAAAATCGTATACTTATTCTCCTCTTTGTGGGTGTGTTCATGGGTTCCCTTGATATCGGGATCGTGGGCCCGGCACTCCCTAGTATTCAATCATTTTTCACAGTGGATGACAGACTCCTTTCCTGGGTGTTCACCATTTACATACTATTCTTCATGCTGGGAACACCGGTCATGGCCAAATTATCCGATATATATGGTAGGAAAGCTATTTACATCCTGGACATCCTCTTATTTACCATTGGTTCTATTGTAACCATAACTTCATTCTCATTTGAAATGCTCCTAGTTGGGAGGGCTATTCAGGGTCTGGGTGCTGGTGGAATATTCCCGGTGGCCAATGCCTTTATTGGAGATATATTCCCTCCTGAAAAACGGGGAGGTGCCCTGGGAATCCTCAGCTCAGTGTGGGGTTGGTCCAGTGTAATGGGGCCCCTGCTGGGAGGCCTACTCCTGCAGTATGGTTGGCAGTGGCTGTTCATCATCAACTTACCCATAACCATCGCTGTAATACTGGGAAGTTTCTACATCCTTCCCAGTGGTGAGAGAAACCATGAAATCACCTTTGACTGGAGAGGTATAATTGTACTGGGTGTTCTGGTGACATTCCTGGCCTATGGTATCAACCAGATTGACACCAACCATTTCACCAGCAGCATCATGTCACAGGATGTCCTGCCCTATCTGGTTTTAAGTGTGGTGCTGCTTCCATTACTCTGGAAGATTGAAAAAAATGCCACCAATCCATTAATCCAGGTTGATCTTTTCAGGAGCAGGGAAGTTAGACTGGTTAACAGTATAATGGTTGGTACTGGATTGGTACAGGCTTCTACTGTTTTCATTCCTGCCTTTGTAATCACTGCATTAACCTTCTCATCACAGGCCGCCAGTTTCATGTTAGTACCACTGGTCCTGACCATGGCACTGGGTGCTCCAGTTATTGGCCGACTCCTGGATAATTACGGTTCCAGGAATATTATGCTTATTGGGTCTATAGCAATGGCAGTTGGACTTTTCACAGCCAGTATATTCGCCGAAACATTTTACATATTAATATTAGCCAGTATCCTGATTGGTGTGGGTATGAGCACCACCATAGGCTCTCCACCCCGTTACATAATGCTGGTGGAAAGCCCACCCTCTGAAAGAGCATCAGGACAGGCCCTCTTAAATATCATAACCAGTGTAGGGCAGCTGGTAGGAGGAGCACTAGTGGGAGCATTCATTGGATCCTATGCTGGGGAACTGGTTGGATACCAGTATGCATACATCTTTATAGGGGTTGTGGCTATTGTAATGACCCTAATTGCTGCAGGGCTTAAAAGTAAGGCTGAACAGGTTAAGAGTGCTTATTAAAGTTTATTTTAGCACTATATTCTTACGTATGAGGCTGTTAACAATTAAAATAGAAACTTTTCAAAATTTAAAAAGAATACTGTAATGAGTAAAATCCATTTTTATCTTTTCTTGTTAGTTTTCAAATAAAATAAAGGCAGTTAATGGAGATGGTAAATGATTAGTTTATAGGTTGCAATTTTTTGTTTTTGGATTGTAAATTTTGAGTGCTTTAACTAATCATGATCAAGATATAAAATTTATTGGAAATCAACAGATGGCTTCAACCGGTGCAGTTGGTCCAGGGCAGTTTTGTAGGCATTTTCAGTTATCTTACCATCATCCATGGATGATTTCAGTTCAAAAGCAATGTTCTTCACAGTTATCCTGTCACCTTTGTTGCGCAGATGTGAGTAAGCCATTAGGATTATGGGGTCTTCCTGTGCCAGATCATAAATAGTTGCCGGGCTTTGTTCTTTAGATTCGGTTTTAACCATGGCATCTTTAACCATTAAATTAACGGTTTTGGCATCAGAATTAACCGAGGAAACTGCTTCTAGTGTGATGCTTGAAATGTGCTGATTAACTGTTTTCCTGAACCTGCTGAAATTCACAGAATAATTTTCCTGCCAGTTTAAGGGCGTTTTATTCACCACATGGTTCAGGCTATCAATGAAGGTATAAAACAGGCCACCATTTTCACCATAGATATTATCAGTTTCTGGATAATATGGGGTTACAAATTCACAGACCCACTTATTGAGTTTTTTCTTATCGGTTATTATAACATAGAACTCTGCAACTTCCCTTTTACCCATGGGACTTTTTTGAAACTCTCCAATTACAATTTCACCACTTATCTGGTCACCAGACTCCAGTTCATTTAAGAACTTGGTCTCGTAATTTTCCATATTTTTACTATCAGTCAAACCAAAATCCAACATCTAATCACACCCCTGTTAATTGTGATTATTTTTTCAATTACTAAATGGACACTCTTTAAATTCTTAACTAATATCACTTTATTTTCTATTATTCCTTTAATTCTTAATGAATAATTTTATTTTAATTCTTTTTTGCTTTAATTCTTTGAATAATCTTTAATCCGTAAATGGATCTTTTATCCGTAAATGGCTATATTTTTTTAATATCATTAATTTCATAAGGAGGATTTTAGTATAATAAATTTTATTATTTACTCTTCATTTTTGTCCGGTTTGTTCTTTATTCCCAGAATATCCCAGGTTTTGAGTATCTTCTTTATACCGTGTTCAGTACTCAGCACCCTGCCCAGCATGGTACCAGCAGTGAGGCTGAAGATCAAACCCAGTAAGGGAGTACCCTGGATCCAGTAAGAAAGATAATGGGTTCTGGTGAATACAAAAACCAGGTAACAGACCAGGATCACCCCTCCAATCCAGTCGATCCTGCCAATAACCTGGTTGGTGTCTTCATCCCAGTTCAGGCGGTACATACGGCTAACCAGTGTCCCAATTCCCAGGCCAATGAGTATTCCTCCTGCAGCCCAGGCAATGGTGTAGGCGCCCTGAAGGACTTCAAATATTATCACCAGCAACATAACCAGCATTACCACAGTGTAAATCCGGATTCTACGGACCAGTCGCGGATCCAAATGGCTGATCACTGTTGATTTATCACTTTTTTCCATCTTTTACCCCTACTATTATAATTAATCACCCATTAAAGAGTTGTAACTCATTTTAATATATGGTAATAGTTGCATTAATTCTGCTTCACTGGTCACTGTAATTTTTGTCCATTTTTTAACCGTCCTCTTCCCTGCCTGGAAATAGAGAGTGTTGGTCAGTTTCTGGAGACCTTTTAGTTCGTCGGGTTTTAATTGAGTGATAACTATTCCATTGGTTACTAAGAAGACGAATATCTTCTCATCTACCATATAACAGGGACAGCCAAACATTTTTTTCGTGGAAACATCAGGCCAATCCATGATTTCCTTTTCTAATTGAAGACGAAGTTTTCCGGAAATAATTTCATCATAGTATTTCATACTAATACCAACAGTAAGCGCTTCATTCCTGTAACAATAATTCCAAACTAAATACATCTATTTCCAAATTAGCATAGTCTAATGGAACCATAAATAATTCTCAGAAATTAACAACAAAATCTTTTTCATCATTAATGATGGATTTTCAGCTATTAATCTCCCTTTTTAAAATTTCTATAGATAATTATGGATTTTTATATTAATAAAACAAATCTTCAATGTAAATTTACGTTCCAAATTATTAATAAATCAGTAATAAAAGCGTATTTAAGATTATTTTAATTGAATACATAATTTATTAAGTTGAATTTTCAGCTTGGATCTTTACTTTTATCAATCATATTCCTTTTGATAAAATTTTCAATCCTTTTTTTAACTCAATACTTTTATTTTAATTAATGGTCCTAGGCTAATTATTGGGCATCGGCATAAATGGTATATTTTTTTAAACTGAAGTTCCATAATTAAACATATGGATAAACGGCACAGAAATAGAATTTTAATTCTAATTTTCATTGGTGTTTTCATGGGGTCCCTGGATATAGGGATCGTGGGTCCAGCACTTCCTGCAATCCAGGGACAGTTTGGTGTTAACGAACGACTGGTTTCCTGGATATTCGCAATATACATCCTGTTTTTCATGATCGGCACGCCTTTAATGGCTAAATTGTCTGATATTTATGGTAGGAGAAGTATTTATGTCCTTGATATTTTCATTTTTGCCCTGGGGTCGGCGATAACCGTTACTTCCGTCTCCTTTGAACAGTTGCTAATTGGTAGGGCTATTCAGGGGTTCGGGGCAGGGGGCATATTCCCGGTGGCCAGTGCATTTATAGGGGACACCTTTCCCCCGGAAAAGAGAGGTGGAGCACTGGGAATAATTGGTTCTGTTTGGGGTTTATCTGGAATTTTAGGACCAATACTTGGAGCATTACTCCTTAATTATGGATGGCAATGGTTATTCATCATTAACATACCAATAGCCGCAGTTATCATTGCTTTAAGCTTTTACATATTACCCGTAACCAAAAGACAGGCAAATGTTAGGTTTGACTGGCAAGGCACTGTAGTTTTCGCATTGATGGTTGGCTCCCTGGCAGTGGGTGTTAACCAGATCGATACTGCTAACTTCACCAGCAGCGTATTATCCCTTTATGTATGGCCATTCCTGGCGTTCTCTGTAATATTATTACCACTTTTACTGAAAGTGGAGAGAAATGCTCTTGATCCAGTAATCGAGATTGATCTGTATAAAAGTTTAGAGGTGAAAATAGCCACCAGCATTGCCATTGGAACTGGTTTATGTCAAACTGCCATTGTATTCATGCCTGCCCTGGCTGTGGTAGCACTAGCACTGACCACATCCAATGCCAGTTTAATGGTTATACCCCTTGTCCTGGCCCTTGGAGTCAGTGCCCCGGTAATTGGCCGGTTACTTGATAAATTCGGTACGAAAATGGTTATGTTTGTTGGTACATTCACTCTGGCGGTGGGATTATTCATGTTAAGCTTCTTTGCCAGTAACTTTTACCTGTTCATACTATCTGGTGTGGTGATTGGAGTGGGCCTGGCAACTGTGCTTGGATCTCCCCTGCGTTACATCATGTTAACCGAAAGCCCAGCAGATAAACGGGCTGCAGGTCAGGCTCTGATAAATTTCAACGCCAGTGCAGGGCAGCTGGTCGGTGGTGCCATGGTAGGTGCAGTAATAGGATCTCAGGCGGATAAGCTAACTGGTTACCAATCAGCTTATATTTTAATTGCTTTTTTAGCAGTGGGTATGATGCTGTTGACATTGGGCCTTAAAAATCGTGCCAAACAGTTAGAAACCATGAAACTCAATCAGGAACAGTAATTCCAGGGAATTATCATAGTTTGGTATTTAGATAAACATATTTAGTATTTAGATAAAATTTGTTATTTCGATAAAAAAATATATTATTAAATTCAGGGTTAAAAGATTACCATGCAAGCTAAAACTGTAATTTATCCTGCAGCTGCCCTATTTAACGGGAGGGAAACCTATTTCAACTCGGTATTAGTGGAAAAACTCGAAAAATTGGGTTATAAGACTAATTTTCCCCAGAGAGATGGTTTTGAATTTGGGAACTTGAAAGAAGTACTCAGTGGGATGGTCCCTGCTGGTCAGATAAATTCTGCAGTTTCAACTGTGATTTATTACCTCGATATGGGGGTTTTACTTAAAGGTAGTGATGTTATTCTGGCCAATCTTGATGAACCTCTGGATGAGGGGATGGTTGTGGAAGCATCCTACGGGAAATTAATGGGTAAATTTGTTATTGGAATCCGAACAGATACTAGAAGTCCATATGGTAGTCCAGATGATGATTATGGGGCCATGCATTTTTTCCCAGCTTTCCAAACCCACAGATTCATCTCCCATTACATGCCCTCCAGAACACCCCAAGAAAGAGAGACTCAAATTGATGATCTGGCCTTAAAGATACATGATATTGTAATGGAAGCTAAAGTATCTCACCAGGAGATACTTCCAGATTATGCCAGTTATAATCCCAACTTAAAACCGGTTTTTGAAGGTGCAGACATCCTGTTTCATGATATTGATGATATTCACTCATCCAATGGTCTTGAAACAATTGCATCCAGGTATATTGAGAATAAAAAGAAATTGGAAGAAATAATGCCTAGAATATTAGATAAATCAATCTGATCGCACACATTATCTTATTTCTATAATAAATCTAGTAACTGGAAAAAGATAACCAGTTTAGGCTTCACTTTTGATTCTATCTTCACCTAGTTTTTATATAACCATATTATACATCTCTTATTGAAGATACTATCTAAGACTAATAAATTATTAATTCATGTAGATTTATTCCATTATTAAAGATTTAAATCACTTTGTTATAGAGTATATGATTTTAAAATTCTAAAAAAAATTTAGGGAGCCTATATTTTGGTTGAGAAGCAGCATATAAAATTTATAAATAAAAATATTGGTTATCATTACAATTTGGATTATACCAAATTCTCTAAGTGTTAATATTTATTTTAATATTTTTTGAAGTTGTTTATGTCATAATTCTGTTCTTAAGAGGTATTTTTACTCTTGTAACTCTTTTTAAAAGATTAGGTTTGTTAAAGATCGTTAATAAATTATACGATGATAAAAAACCCTAATATTGACTATTTTATCAGCTTATTAAATATTAAACAATTTTAAATCTTGCTATTGCTATGAATCATTACTATTGTTTGACTAAATCGCGTTAGTTTGGAGTAATTGTAATAATTGAATTTTTTTCAGTAAAGTTAGGTTAAAAAATTAGTTCCATAATTGAAACAGTATCTTATTCATCAAACTTATCCATAAACTGAATTTCTGATAAGCAACTATCAATTAAAAAGTTAACATGATCAATACGGTAACTGTATTCAGATTCTTCAACAATAAATAAATCTGGATCATTCTCATCAACCACAGCTTCAAACAGGGGCATATTATGATAAAAGCCTTTATACTTATTCAAAATTAAAGATTTGTCTTTTCTGGCTTTTTCCAAATCATGATAAATTTCATTTTGTTCTTGCCTTATTTTTGATTTCATTTTGAGCTTTTTTTGATGAATTTCACGTAATTTAATAATGGAATTTGTCTCAATAGATAAAATACAAGCTAAATCAAACAAATCTTCCATTTTAAATGGTGATGATTCAATCTTTTCCAGTAGTTCTGGATCCATTTCTAAAGTTATTTCTTTTCTCATTGTAATCAGAATATGATAAACGTTTTTTGGGAGTGGGAGATGACTTTGGCAGCCACATCCAACTTTGTAAAAATTCAGGACACATTAAAGCTTATTTTGTCTTAAACTACTTCAAGGTTATTTGTATGTTGTTATGCTATGTTTTGATTATTTATATAGTTAACGGATCTTAATTGATCCTTAATATGCCCATTATATTTTAATTATACTTTAATATCTAATAAAAATAAATGCATGATAATGTATTGGATTTAAACACATTCTAATACATTTAATGACCAAAAATCCTCAAAAAATTGAAGTCATATTAAACTGATCATCTCCACATGAACTTTAAAAAAAATTAGCCATTAACTTCAAAATAAATTTCAGATAGATTTTCACCATTTTTCAATTGTTTAAAGTTTTCTTGTGTAGTAATCCAGTCTTTTTTGGAAATTACAATTGGAAGAATGATTTTTGTTTCTTTATTGCATTTCCCAAATTTCAAAATTAAAGAAAATAATTTACCATCCTATAAAAGTGATCAGATTTGAGAGTTTCTCTGAAATGGAAAAAAATAATCCTTTAATAATTCCTATTTATATCATATTTTTAATAGATAAAAAATAGTATTTTAGTCAGATTCGTATCTAAGAGGCTCTTATTAAATTAATAAAATCTTTAAAATTTCTATACTCAAAATTATTCGGTGATAGGATGGAAAAGAAAAATTTCACTAGCCGGTGGAAACTCCCTTCAAAACCCACTGGCCCCATAGAGTGGGGAAAGGCTATAAAATCAATTTTACTAATTTTTCTGGCGGTTATAATAGCTCAATTAACGGGATTAGGAGATGGAACTAAGTTAATAATGCTTATAACCCTCAATGCCACTATAATTATTGACCTACCCTTACCCTTCCGTAAAATTATACAGGTAACGTTACTGGGATTCTTTTTAACACTTCTAGCCTTCATATGTTCATTTTTATCTCTTTCAAGCCTACCGGTTTTCCTTTTATTCACCATTATCCTGGCATTTTTCTCCTCCTCCCTGTTCATTTTCAGTGAAACCGCAGGTTCACTGGGCTTTCTAATATTTATTAATTACATATTCTCGGTTATATTCATTAACCAGACAGTTAATATCCGTGAATGGCTGCTTTATATAATTTTATCATTCCTTGTTGCCAGTATCCTCCTGGTTCCCCGGGCACTGGGAAGAAAAACCGACATCTTACGGATGATTTCCACAACATTCCTACCTGAAACTTCATTGGAAAGGGTCTTGTCAACCAGGCAGGCCCTGTCAGGATTACTGCTTGATGAGAGGGATTACAATCTTTTAAAGATTGGAACATATTTAACCCGATACCGAACTTACAGTAAACTTATCATATCTACTATGGAATGCCAATCACAGCTACTATACCATGGTTTCATGGATTCTGTGGATAAGGCCAGTATAAAAATCGCATCTCACATTACCGGTACTCCAGGGCAGGTTGGTTTAACTTCAGTTCATCTGGAACTTGAAAAAGTAGAGAAAGGATCTGAATATAAAAATAAATCTAAAAATAATTCTGTTTTTGAGGGAACTAACCCTATAAACTTATTGATTAGGCTCAGATTTTTACTGAAGCGAGCAAATGAATCATTATTAGTGGAGTATCCTACGGTTACTAGAAAATCATTTTCCTCACCACGCAACAGGCTCAGTGAAGTGATTGCTGCAAACTTTAATCTGAATAATATGTACATTCACCATGTTCTGCGATTTTCATTAGCTCTCACCCTGGGGCTCCTGGCAGTGTACTTATCACCCTACCATGATAGGGATTTTATCTGGATTACCATGGGTATTTTGATCATAATGAAGCCGGATGTAACCAGCACCATTAACAACTTCATATCCAGGGTTTTATTCAATTTCCTGGCAATTATACTGGTATTAATTATGGGATTGATTTTTCCTCATGACATCCTCCTACTGCTGGGTTTCCTGATGCTGTTTTTCTTCAGGGCATTTTTCCCAAATTATATGGGACTATCACTCATGGCCATAACTGTTTTTGTGGCCTTAACCTGGCCCACCGGGCCTCTCTGGGGAAATGCCCTAGCCAGAGTCATTGACATAACCCTCGGTGGAATCATTGCATTTTGCTGTGCTTACCTGATCTGGCCAGGTAAGCAAGCTGTGAACATCCCGGAACAGATCGCTAAAAACATCCGCGCCAACTGCGAATTTGCAGAAAACATATTCCAGGCAAGTTTTGACGATACTAATGATGGAATAATTTCTAAAAGTTATAGAAAATATTTACTTGAGGAAAAGAACCTGGAATCATCCCTGAGGAAAGTTGAAGATACCTTTCAGGATGTGGGAGAAGATATATGTCTATTCAGGGAACTGGGTGTTATAAACCGTAAGTTATCCTCAGATCTAACCGAAGCCAGATCATTACTTGAGTCTGGAGAATCGATTAAAGATATCACAAGATACTCAGAACAGTTAACCAGTGCCCTGCGAGAAATAGCTTTATCTGTTGAGAAAAATGTTATTTTACCCCCGGTTACAATTGACCGGATTTCAGATAAGGGGGATATTTTAGAAGAAAATATTGAAAACTATTTGAACATGATAATAAATGATGTTCATTACCTTCAGTTAGATGTGGAATTGGCCCTGCGTTTGGGAGCGTTTAAAAAGTACAGTAAATCTGATTTAGCTTAAAGACAAGTATTAGAATTTAGTAATATGTATAGGGATATTCTATTTTAATTTGAGTTAAGATTGATTTATTCAAGGATAACTAATTAAAAAAAGAGAGATCAAATCAAAAGAATGATTGGAGATTATCCTAGTTTTTGATTTTAGGATAAACTCTTAATTCCGTTGATTATTTTATGGTAACAGAATCCATGATATTCTGTATTATTTGCTGATTTTGACTGGTATTGTTACTGGGGGTTGCAAATATAATGTAGTAAGCCGTTTTATTGTCTTTGGTGAAAACATAGGTAGTTTCATATACTGTTAAGTTTGAAGAAGCTCCAGTTCCATTGTAGGTATAAACAATAGCTTCATAACCGTTTTTAACTGTTGT
This window of the Methanobacterium formicicum DSM 3637 genome carries:
- a CDS encoding MFS transporter; protein product: MDKRHRNRILILIFIGVFMGSLDIGIVGPALPAIQGQFGVNERLVSWIFAIYILFFMIGTPLMAKLSDIYGRRSIYVLDIFIFALGSAITVTSVSFEQLLIGRAIQGFGAGGIFPVASAFIGDTFPPEKRGGALGIIGSVWGLSGILGPILGALLLNYGWQWLFIINIPIAAVIIALSFYILPVTKRQANVRFDWQGTVVFALMVGSLAVGVNQIDTANFTSSVLSLYVWPFLAFSVILLPLLLKVERNALDPVIEIDLYKSLEVKIATSIAIGTGLCQTAIVFMPALAVVALALTTSNASLMVIPLVLALGVSAPVIGRLLDKFGTKMVMFVGTFTLAVGLFMLSFFASNFYLFILSGVVIGVGLATVLGSPLRYIMLTESPADKRAAGQALINFNASAGQLVGGAMVGAVIGSQADKLTGYQSAYILIAFLAVGMMLLTLGLKNRAKQLETMKLNQEQ
- a CDS encoding FUSC family protein, which codes for MEKKNFTSRWKLPSKPTGPIEWGKAIKSILLIFLAVIIAQLTGLGDGTKLIMLITLNATIIIDLPLPFRKIIQVTLLGFFLTLLAFICSFLSLSSLPVFLLFTIILAFFSSSLFIFSETAGSLGFLIFINYIFSVIFINQTVNIREWLLYIILSFLVASILLVPRALGRKTDILRMISTTFLPETSLERVLSTRQALSGLLLDERDYNLLKIGTYLTRYRTYSKLIISTMECQSQLLYHGFMDSVDKASIKIASHITGTPGQVGLTSVHLELEKVEKGSEYKNKSKNNSVFEGTNPINLLIRLRFLLKRANESLLVEYPTVTRKSFSSPRNRLSEVIAANFNLNNMYIHHVLRFSLALTLGLLAVYLSPYHDRDFIWITMGILIIMKPDVTSTINNFISRVLFNFLAIILVLIMGLIFPHDILLLLGFLMLFFFRAFFPNYMGLSLMAITVFVALTWPTGPLWGNALARVIDITLGGIIAFCCAYLIWPGKQAVNIPEQIAKNIRANCEFAENIFQASFDDTNDGIISKSYRKYLLEEKNLESSLRKVEDTFQDVGEDICLFRELGVINRKLSSDLTEARSLLESGESIKDITRYSEQLTSALREIALSVEKNVILPPVTIDRISDKGDILEENIENYLNMIINDVHYLQLDVELALRLGAFKKYSKSDLA
- a CDS encoding DUF998 domain-containing protein, with product MKIQRGSIFRPDKDYYRIAGIIMLVGALQFFMAVNLAETQFPGYTTTNTLSHLAGTVPPVEPSATVFNISVILLGVLTLISVYFILKSGGCRLFSACLAISSLCAIGIGVFPSYTGSLHILFTSLTFIFGSLAVIFSYRLGLNIPMVIVSLVVGFTALMIIICGLVWGIGNPLINYLTIGGAERFIVYPVLLYLIALGGYLTSRGEDWVRIRFTDGYF
- a CDS encoding MFS transporter, encoding MEDQGKNRILILLFVGVFMGSLDIGIVGPALPSIQSFFTVDDRLLSWVFTIYILFFMLGTPVMAKLSDIYGRKAIYILDILLFTIGSIVTITSFSFEMLLVGRAIQGLGAGGIFPVANAFIGDIFPPEKRGGALGILSSVWGWSSVMGPLLGGLLLQYGWQWLFIINLPITIAVILGSFYILPSGERNHEITFDWRGIIVLGVLVTFLAYGINQIDTNHFTSSIMSQDVLPYLVLSVVLLPLLWKIEKNATNPLIQVDLFRSREVRLVNSIMVGTGLVQASTVFIPAFVITALTFSSQAASFMLVPLVLTMALGAPVIGRLLDNYGSRNIMLIGSIAMAVGLFTASIFAETFYILILASILIGVGMSTTIGSPPRYIMLVESPPSERASGQALLNIITSVGQLVGGALVGAFIGSYAGELVGYQYAYIFIGVVAIVMTLIAAGLKSKAEQVKSAY